gagagtgattaatataatggtGTACACACTTCAATGATAACAACAATAAGGCTATAAAGGTTACCTGACATCATGTCAAAAGtaaattaacatataaatgaaGTAGTTagaacaaaaaaggaaaaacaattgCCATCCCCAACGGCGGAAAAAACACAACCCAATGTATAGTTGCTATAATATAAAGTGTAGTTAACATTGACAATACGTATAGCACGTTTTAGTTTAACATCtaataataaacacattattattCTTCAGTTAGACAAAACAAGTGTGGAATTTTCTTCGTGAACCTTTGTAATACACTTTCTTTCAGGTTCGTTTTGTATCACTGGCCTGAGAGCCCAGTAAACTTTATTACACGcctaaatatacaaaaaacatatcTGGATTTAAACCTTCAAGCAAAGCCTATTGGAAGGCTCAGTTCCAGTTTTAATTTCTGGGCAATATCTGCAAATACAAGCCTTTTGCCAAACAGAaacatcatattaaaaaatgtaactcTATGATGCATCTGACTAgtatataaaagtaaattttatatgaataaatgtatatatataggttATGTCATTGTTGCTCATAAAAGCCGTCCTGTCCGTAGGGACCAGATATCaagaatgtatatatatatatattataaatacatttactaAATAAAGTCAATCATTGCATCAAATCAAAAGCAAAGGGCAACAAGAGCATCAGTACGTATTGTCATTGcacttaaacaaaaatgttgatctCATTTTTGATATTCCGACTATtacgtcaccttagtgcaagaactcaataactGCCTCTTCATTtatatatgcagttattgagttattgcaccaAGGTGACGAAATTTAGTTCTAGGCATGATGGatgcaaatttgataaatttgCTAAAGATCGattaatgttatatttgctttgttttttcAGGTAAGTATACAGAGGACAAATGCACAAAACGTGGAAGTCCGATTAAACGGtatttgtattacatattttctgttttctctAGCAATACTGTTGTATGTTTAAGATTCTATTTCTAAGAAATGGTTCAATATCAAGCCCTGTTTGACAATACTGATCGCAAAGCCTTTGTTTAAGCAtgtttctttgtttcaattttattactTAACCAAATATTGCTCAAACCTAATCCATCAAGTAGACATTTAACAACTTTTGCCTAGTTCTGTTACACATTTGCGTTTATAAAGGAGTTGTCTCTAgcattattatattaaacagGTACATAACTGTTTATAAGAGTTCATTACTTTATAACTTATttataagtatgtgcaatgtcactcaCTTTAAAAGATGTATATGCAATTCAGAAATGTTAAGTCCAGGGAAGCGGAAtacaaaatggaaataattttcTATAATATGGTACGGTCAATATATGacttttttaatcaaaatgttttaaaatacgcaaaagttaattaataaaatactcattaattaggtgatttcatattggccgagTGATTTGCCCTCAGTCAGGCTCGGGCAAATTCTGCTGAACTTGGGCAATTAACTTGgtcaatatgaaataacataattaataacattatacgAATCACGTGCATAACAATGACGTATCAAACTCGACTATGTATATACTCTTAAACTAGCAACTGGCATAATTAATAATGATTCAAATTTGCCATACAGGTCAGAGTCCGACCAATCCGAAGTGATATTATCGAggttatatcatatatatgcTCTAGACCGTATGTCCGGGGACAAAAGGAGTGCCTGAGTAATGTTGAACAAGGACAAGGATAGAAAAAGATCCCACATGTAGAAAAAAGACCCATTCCCCTCTCCTACTTCACTTATAGAATTTGAAATCAAAAAGCAACGACAGCATTATCAACATCTTCTATAGAACAACATAAAATCCATTacttatagaaaaaaatatggttttgcATAACATAAGTCATTTAGGATTATTTCTTTATCAATGCaggaattttgaaaaaaaagtgcCCCGTTGCCATGTGAAGGTCTGTAGTTTGTTACAAAAAAGCATATTCGAAGGGAGCTTTAGAAGCAAAATAGGTATTGAATAGGTTTTATAcggtttaaatttaaaaatgaaaatgatgtatACATTTGTTCTTGTTACATACAGCAACTGATATTAACCTTAATCAATATACTGATATATTTGTGTAGATTGATGTTTATTCACTATAAGCACACAGCCCATgagtaatacatacataaaaaataatatataaaaacgcATTTCCGGATTGCAAATACGTAATTATACTTATCTTATatattgttcatatatattttcaaacgtATTTAACTTAGCGCAACTTGAGTTTTCATATGACATAGTATTATTCCGAATATCGATAAAAATCCAAATTATATTGTGCACTTAGAGTCTACGAACTGGAGTTTGATACCACAAGCTTGAACAACATTGAGCCTACGAGGATGACTTAgcaaaactaatttaaaaacCAAGTGCTACCTGATCTGACCAAATCCAAATATTATACGGTAACATATACCAATCGAACTGATAACCTACCTGAGGGTTTGGTTGTGGTTGATGTCTTGGCAGACTGTGTGGTTATAGTAGCAGTGGTGCTGGAGATTGGGGTGGAGGTGGATGCTGTGGTATTTGAGGGACTGGCTGTCGTTGCTGTGGTGGTGAAGGGTTTATTGGTTATTGCTTTGGTGGAGGACGGACTGGTGGTGGTTGATGTGGTTGTTGAGGATGTATTGGTTATTACTTTAGTGGAAGAGGAACTGGTGGTGATTGGTGAGATGGTGGGAGGTGTATCGGTTATTGCTTTAGTGGAGGAGGAATTCGTGTTGGTTGAAGTGGTGATGGAGGATGTATTGGTTATTGATTTAGTAGAGGAGGGATTGATGGTGGTTGCTGATGAGGTGGAGAGTGTATTGGTTATTGCTATAGTGGAGGAGGGACCGGTGGTGGTTGATGTGGTGGTGGAGGATTTATTTGTTATTGCATTAGTTGAGGAGGGATTGGTGGTGGTTGAATTGATGTTGGAGGGTGTATTGGTTATTGTTTTAGTGGTGGAGGGATTGGTGATGGTTGATGTGATGTTGGAGGGTGTATTGGTTATTGTTTTAGTGGTGGAGGGATTGGTGATGATTGATGTGATGCTGGAGAGTGTATTGGTTATTGTTTTAGTGGAGGAGGGATTGGTGATGGTTGATGTGATGTTGGAGGGTGTATTTGTTATTGCGTTAGTGGAGGAGGGATTGATGATGGTTGATGTGATGTTGGAGGGTGTATTGGTGATTGCGTTAGTGGAGGAAGGATTGGTGTTGGTTGAATTGGTGTTGGAGGGTGTATTGGTCATTGCTTTAGTGGGGGAGGAATTGGTGTTGGTTGAATTGGTATTGGAGGGTGTATTGGTTATTGCTTTAGTGAAGGAGGGATTTTGGGTGGATGATGTGGTTTTGGATGATGTATTGGTTATTGCTTTAGTGGAGGAGGCATTGGTGGTTGCTGATGTGGTGGTGGAGGATGTATTGTTAATTGCTTTAGTGGAGGAGGAATTAGGGTTTGTTGATGTGGTGGTGGACGGTGTATTGGTTATTGATTTAGTGGAGGAGGGATTAGGGGTGATTGATGTAGTAGCGGAGGGTGTTTTGGTTATTTTGCTAATGGAGGAGGGATTAGGGGTGGTTGATGTAGTGGTGGAGGCTGTATTGGTTATTTCTTTAGTGGAGGAGGGATTGATGTTGGTTCCTGTGGTAATGGAGGATGTATTGGTTATTGCTTTAGCTGAGGAGGGATAAGGTGTGATTGATGTAGTGGTGGAGGGTGTATTAGTTATTGTGTTAATGGAGGAGGAATTACGGGTGGTTGATGTAGTGGTTGACgatgttttgtttattgctTTAGTGGAGGAGTGATCAGGATTGGTTGATGTGGTGGTGGAGGATGTTTTGGTTATTGTGTTAATGGAGGAGGGAGTAGTGGTTTTTGATGTGGTTTTGGAGGGTGTATTGATTATCGCTTTAGTTGACGAGTCGGGATTGGTGGTAGTTAATGTCATTTTGGAAGGTGTATTGGTTATTGCGTTAGTAGATGAAGGATTAGTGGTGGTTGCTGTAGTATTGGAGGGTGTATTTGGTGTTGCTGTAGTGGAGGAGGGATTAGTGGTGGTTGATGTGGTGGTGGAGTATGTATTGGTTATTGTTTTAACTGAGGAGGGATTGTCGGTGATTGGTGTGGTGTTGGAGGGTTTATTGGTAATTGCTGTAGTGGAGGAGGGGTTGTCGGTAGTTGATATGGTGTTGGAGGGTGTATTGATTATTTCTTTAGTGGATGGGGGATTGGTGCTCGTTGATGTGGTGCTGTGCGGTGGATTGGTTATGGATTTAGTGGAGGAGAGATTGGTGATGGAAGATGTTGTGGTGGAGAATGTATTGGTTATTGCTTTAGTTGAGGATAGATTAGGGGTGGTTGGTGTGGTTTTGGAGCGTGTATTGGTTATTTCTTTAGTGGAGGGGAGATTGGAGGTGGATGTATTGGTTGTTGCTGTAGTCGAGGAGAAATTGGTGGTGTTTGTTGTCGTGGTAGAGGGTGTATTGGTTTTTTCTTTAGTGGAGGAGGTATAGGTGGTTGCTGTTGTGCTAGTTGAGGGAGTAGCTGTGGATGATGTGGCGGAGGAGGGTATTTTGGTTATTTCGTTTTTGGAAGAGGGTATTGTGTTGGGTAATGTGGTGGTGGAGGTTGCATTGGTTATCTCTTTAGCGGAGGAGGGTTTGGTGATAGTTGATGCTGTGTTTGAGGTTGTTTTGGTTATTTTGGTAGTGGAGGTGGGATTGGTGGTGGCTGTTGAGAAAATGGAGGGATTGGCTGTTGTTGATGTGGTGGTGGAGGATGTATTGGTCGTTGCCTTATTGGAGTAGGCACTGGTGGTTGTTGTGGTAGTTGAGTTTGTATTTATTACTTCTTTATCGGAGGAAGGACTGGTGGTTGTTGATGTTATGGTGGAGAGTTTATTGGTCATTTCTTTAGCTGAGGTGTGTTTAGTAGTGGTTGATGTGGTGGTTGAGGATGTATTGTTTTCTGCTTTTGTGGATAAGGAATTCGTGGTGGCTGCTCTGGTCGTTGAGGGATTGGCTGTGGTTGGTGTGGTGGTGGAGTTTGTATTGGTTATTTCTTTATTGGAAGAGGGATTGGTGGTAGTCGAtgtggtggtggttgttgttgtagttgagACTTTGGTGTTTTTTGCTGTGGTGTTTGAGGGTGTGGCGGAGGATGCTGTGACTGTTGAGGATATAGTTGTGTTTGCTGTGATGATTGGTGACGTTTTGATGGTTGCTGTGGTGAAGTGCTTGGTGTTTGTGTGTGCTAAATTGATTATGgatgtaatgtttgtttctttgatGCTTGAGGGTCTGATGGTGGTTGCTGTGGTGGTTGCTTTTGAGGTTTTCGGTGTCGTCTGTGCCTCTGATGAGGTTACAGTCAGGACTGTCCGGTCGGCATTCTGTTTGGCTTCTGAAACAGAGTAGTACTGCTAAAGCTTACTGCTAATGTGTAGATTATATTGGTTATGcgaatataacaacaaaattaaatgctTATAAGATTCTTTTTTCATGTTTGAATCAAGAATTCAAgaccaatttataaaataatttagtattttgacaaatactaTGCTTTGATTGGTATTGCTCTTAACGTTTAGGGACACACGTTATTTGGAATATGCAACTAGTCATGTGTCCAACGTCCGAAAGCCTGAGTCAAATCCTAGAGTGTTGGACATAGCATTACTTATATGGCTTTTTTCCCCTAAATCCATGTTTGGCATCGTTGAGGAATTAATACCGATCGAAATGTTCCATGACCTGACTATAGGTTGCATGCTCGAGGATTTAGCaccaaaacggtaaatctgggATATGGGCCTGTAGTTTGCTGGTACGCCGTGGTCATCGTCTTCGATATAGATGTCACAAAAATTACTCTTCATACTTCATACTGCATTGTTCAATAGAAGTGTTTTTATGCTGTTGATTTTGAAGGCGTGCATTTCCGGGCAAGGTTCAACCTGCAGCGATGTGATCTATGTCTACTTCTGTCTATAAATGTATCATCTGTAGTTCCGAAATTCTTGAACAAGTTGTTAAGAATGGTGGCTTTGGATTTGAATCATTATGTCTAATCCCATATAATTTCAGACTTGCAATACCGCTgttgtcatatattttctttaaggaGTAGAGCTTTTGAGGATGTTTGTTAATGCTGTGAATACGTTTAACAAAGTTGTGAAAAGTTGTATATTCCATTTGGGTTTTTAGTTTCTGTCTTCAGTGATATTAATATAACGATTAATAGGCCTTGCCATTTCCTGTTTTCTTTTTGTACGgcattttcttttgtcttgTTGTTGGccttttattttcttaattgatGGTACATGGCAGTAAATGACAATTCTACAATACTGGTAAATCTTTGAGGGATAGTATTTACATTGATTTCAGAGGTATGTCTTGAGATGACGAACTCTTTAAAATCCTAGTTGCTTTTGATTGGGCCTAGATGAATACTCCATCATGGTTGCTGACATCCGGTATAGCTTTACATCTTACAATCAGACTTGGCATTTTTGATTTGAATACGTCTATAGTATTGTTGTTTCTAGATGGAAAGCCTTCGAGCATTATCAACAAAATATCTGCCAATGTTGAACGAATAGTTGCTGctgtttacttaattttgttttcaaattaatttctaTTAAGGTAATTTCTGGCAGGTTGGCATCACCTGCTATCAAGTTTGTAAGGTTGGAGTCGGTGGAATCAAGTATTCAACGCTTTTTTACTGTTCTTCAAGATAGTGTGTGTCATGCCTATACTGGCGATATCATGAGTGGAGCACAACCATGGCGTTTGGTAGCGGCTCATGTACATCAGTTGCGATGTAAATGTCTGCAATATATTCTCTCACAACATGGATGATGCGTTAGAGCCGATCTTGTACTCTGTCTTATCTGACTTTAATGTAGTAACCAGTTATAACCCCACGTTCAAGCATGCCATTATACAGCCATGTTTTATTGCCATTGATGATGTCTGATTTTAGCTCCTCGCGTAGAAACCAGAATTATGTcgatgttttttaaaatgcataataataatacgCAATACGATCGCATTCTGTTGTTGCATGAGTTCGGTTTTGTAAGATGTGTGTTTATGGGGATATAATGAACTTCCCTCGGTATAAAAGCTACATGATAAGACCATTATGTCAGCAAGTATTGGACTATCAATAGAAATGTTGTACTTGTTCTCAGTTGCTTTTAATGTGGTTGAATTCATCTGAAAACTATGAGACTGATTTAAAAAGAGTTTAAGAGAAGTGAGACAGCCTACAAATACCACAAACCCAactactgttgtgaatcatggAGCTGAGGTTAGCTTATAATTGTATTGCTTAACATGACACTAGGTATCAAATGAATCACAAGCAACAACGTACTGGTTAAATTGACATGATTTAGCACGTGTTCCACAATTTAAGTCTGTGCCATGGTATGGGTGGCTGTCACCTTACAGTTGGTGCAATTCATGAATTATCGTCTTAACTCGAAAATGGAAGAACGCTGATTagaatgaatataataaataaggtTGTTACAATGGTTTCTATCAAGCTTTATGATGGTTTTAGTTCCGAATCTGAATTATGTGTCGCCCGAAAATTGACAATCGGTAAAACGGAAGCGCATGTGTGTATGCTTACAAACTGCAATACACTTTTGAAGAAGGGGTTTTCTATACCCAATTATGCCTGCCTCAAGACAGGTATGTGATGATCAGCACTTTCAAATATTCAGTTTATCTCAAGGTTATCCCTAACCAGTATATTGTTGTTCAAaagtatgtatttgtgtatacATAAGTTTTTACAGTAAGAACAGTAAGAACATTAGTAAGTTGATGTTCTGGTTTCGTTTCATTGTACTGAtgccatttctgtggtgaacaGTAAATATCATAAGGAAACTATAACTCATTTAAGGCGTTCGCATATTTAGCTCATTAAAGGGGTTGGAATATTTAGACTCTCTGCTGAATTAAAATGGCAGATGAAAGGCAATTTTTGCTTTAGGACggatattatatttctttttctacaTAACCAAGACGAATAAGAACCCAACATTATTTTGTGGAAATTCCATGCTTGTAAATTATCACCTGTTCAggtaattttcaagaaatttCAATAAGCGTTCGAAATTAGGCGCTATCCTACTATTGACAAGGCTTATATATTAATTGTCcagtatttaaaaaaggtttacGCTATTTTAAAGAAGTCtccattaattaaaaatataagttatCAGTTTAACACATTAAAACCCATAATATGTTCTCACAACACTGTATGGAATACATAGTTATGTTCGCTATTTTGGCGCCTACTGTGGGAATTAGAATTCTTAGAAAACAGAAAACTTAACCGTACAATCTCAGAAACGTGTTGGTTTCTATTAGATAAAAGTTTGGATTTGATGCAATTTTGAAACATACTTAAATTTAGCCGAAAACAATAGCGCACCATTTTTCTTTCATAGATAGTCATAAATCATAAACATGGGCCAAAACTCAAGTGTTAACATGTTTCGAGCCAATTGTAGGTCTGGCAGTTTAGGGCTACTAAGAACAACGTCCAAATCGCTCGTCAGGTAGCGGGAATGAAAATTTATACAGATAAATCATTGATATATCAAATTAAGCAAGCTGCATCCATTTTCTCCTTTTAACACGATTCTCTTCACATCGTACTTAATGTATTCATCACGATGCACGGctgtgtttaattaataagcACGACCCTGCAATGCTGCTATATAAACAAGAGTTATCACATGAGTGATAACTTGTCACACACGCCGCACATACTGagtaatatttgatttaatcTGTGAATTTACACTATatcattaacaacaacataCGTAAGACACTAGTGCATTTAAGCATGTGTAAGAGTAACAAGTGTTGAAGAATTTTACTAGTTTAACTCTCGTTTTTTAACGTTTGTAGTGTATAAACGTATGATACGTTAAAGGGCAAATAACTCGAAATATGAAGAAACTGTTGAGGAAGAAAAGTATGTCAGTCGATCGTACTCAGCATGAAAGTAACAGATCCCAAACCTTTCCTGCCCGTCTAACAGGTGGACGCAGTATGCTAAACCAAAAATCGCATTTTATCTTAAGTGTATAATTTAAATTCAAGGGCATTTAACTCTTAGATGATTTGCCCGATGAAAACAAATCTATGTCTAACCTAAAAAAGACCTCATTTGTATTATGAGTGTACTCGACAATTCAGTGTCACGCATTCAAGGGTGCGAATGCATTGCAGAGatattaataagtaaattttctaactattaatgtaaataaccccatttgcttttgtttataaattaaggacACCTACGCCTTTGAAAATATAACGTATTGTACAAGTTATCAAATATTAGACCTTTGTCTCTTCAACTATTACTGTTTGGATCCAAACAAAGCAATGTATCAAAGTAAGAAGAcgaacaaatattttgaaaacgtttCTGATTTACTTTTTGTTCATTACACAAACCTGATTTTTATATTGACCTGACCTGTCTACTTCCCTCTAGTGTCTTTCCTTTCatccatttatcttttttttttcaactaatATGTTCACTTGTTACTGTTCACTTTCAACTTATTCTTTGATTCGTAACCAAATGCTATGCAACAAATAATTACATCCTTTACTTGCTTCACACCAGTAGAGGCAGTTTGAAAGAGTGACAAAACCGAGCTAAAAAGGTTCCTTCTCTATTTTGTCGTGATTTATAAGATTATGTGTATCGACCGCGGAAAATCTCTTGATTATCTCAAGCTATGTTTATCTGGCTTTCGTAAATGACATTGTTTAAGCCAAATATGTCAGGCACATTTATACTTATTCGAGTATGCGTATATGTGCACGTTTTGTGTACTACGTCATCAAGGTGTGTGTTCATTGTTAATGTTGAGAATGGCATGTGCGATAACGCGAGGAAAGGGAATATTGCAAGTATCAAAAAGCACATaagaacaaattaaaaaaaaatgcttacgAGTTTAAACCCATCTGCAACTGTTACGTGTTCGGGTAGTTTTACCAACAAGTACACGTTCACGTAGTGTTTGCAGCCTCTCTTATCGTTTGATATTCATCAGAACAATCCATTTGTTATCGTGGAAATAATGACTTCCTTCAGCAAACTCCCATATTCCCACCTTCCATAAAGTATTAACGTCAAAACTCAAAGACACCTAACTCCAGACCATGTATGAAAAATATGTCACGCAATAATAcacgtcataaaacaaatagtagaaatatcaaacaatttctttaagcaatagtatattttattgtaccAATGCACATACCTGAAAATTTCCTCCTAAATTGTGACAGTATGTTGCTTAAGAGACGTCAACATGACTTTAAAGTTAGTCTAGGCTAAATGGAGAAGTTGAAAAATAGTATTGCATACAACAGTGCTAAGggtatatatgaaaaatatatgtttaaaataaattgatcacGATAGCAATGTATTAAGTATGTCACAGAAATATTGGTATGGggaaaatgcaataaaacattatgtacTTCTTCTGTTATTACTCACATGACTGTATAATAGATGCTTACCTGTCGTTGCCacagtttgatttgaaataatattttcttccaaTGAACCCGATAATTGCAAGTCTGTTTCACTGTCAATGGTCGTTGTCGTTGTGCTCCGTACTTGTGTAGGTGGCCCCATAGCATTCGGTATGACCGCTATATGggtttgattaaaataatgtacgAAATGAGACGAAATGAGTCGTAAATATGGCACCCTAATAATAGAATCGCGTGCAGACGCTAAGCTTTCCTTccataaataattgaatatgtatatgaaaactacagaaacaagctcaataacCGAAAATTTAAATATCCTCCCTAAACTACCCATCTTTGATGTTTCTCCTATACAATGTTTAGATatagaatattttgaatatgatccttatttatgtgaaataataaaaataacgaCTGTTTAAAAAGTGGTTACGAACAAAATCTGCATTTAAAATATCCGATTTTTTTGTAACATAGTCCCTAAAGTGTGGTATTACTTACTCGACGAAATGGCAAATGTTGAAAACCATATTAGCAATACCAGGTACTGCATTAGTGCATCCATTAAATCGACCTTCAATCCTATTCtatcacaaacaaaataaaatatttttcgcatttattgaaaagttcggcattatcttaaaaaaaatcgaagtctgttcgataaaaaaatgtttcaaatgtttttatcatCTAAATACACAAATCACGAACGATAACATAAGAGCCAATTGACAATTTAGGAATCAATATAGAACTAATGGATAAACTTTATCGTAAAGATGGGCAAACAAAGAGAGACAAGTTTCAGACAGGATCATATGACCATACAGTAATAGGTTTTGTAACTTAAACGTACCATGTTTTTGCACGCTTTAGTGTTTAATTATGCAGTTTTCTGTACTGCTTTCAGTTACAAATATCATGTTGAATCTACTTCTAGATCCCCAAATGGCTTAACAGACATAACGTCGCGTTTACCTTTCCTGGTTAATTATTAAAGTTACGTCAAgacattatgtttattttgttgtaagGCGATGAACGTATATAGCTGCAGCATTTGCGCATATATTGCTTCCTGTAATTACTGAGTAAAACACTGAAATACTTTTCAATCTTGAACCAGTAAATATTCTCTATTTCTTTTGAACTTATCGCACAATATAATAGAATAAAAACGTATAAATTGGCGTTGACAAATTGTCGTTAAAAGGAAGAATTATTTACCATGAAATATCTAGTTGCTTTTTACGTTTTAAAAGGTGAATAACTACAACGTAATCAATCTAAGAGtaatatatcatacatttaaaagtatataagGGCAAACACTATGGTCTTGGGATGTAAACAAGGCTTTGACATAGTGGctgatttgtttaaaactgtCCGAAGGAAGACTTCtgtatgttgaaaataattttccGCGTTACACCTTCAGTTATTTACTTCGGTCACTTTTGATACGGGGTGCTATTTCACGTGGCAGAGAGACGTTGTTTGGTGGTTTTTAGTCAGCGACGGTTTTTTCAGGAGCACATCATGATTGCAAAAATAAGGGTCCATACCAGCGCATTTCCGGGAAACCAACCATGTTGGCAAGGGTTATATTCAACGCCGGAAGCCATAACATTAGCGACAGCTCGAAAGCACGGGCTGTGTCTTAATTGCAAGGTAATTGGTCATTGAACAATGACTAGTCCAGACTAATTATCTTTTCTGAACTAAATCCGTTGATATAAGTTCAACGGCAGGTCGATCCCATGTAGTGAaagtcacgatatgattttaatgagatagTCAGCAGGGAGAGTTTAACAACATGCTTTAAAATGGCGTGAGGTTTCTTGAGACTCCATTATAATATATGCTgaataacattgttaaaaattgcattttaaaacattgtctATAAAAGTTGGAATTAAAAGAACAATATGTCTGCTGTCGAAAACGCGGGTTTTGTATGcgaacatattaattattaagtagaaaaatgtgttgtttacaatattaacGAAGACctataattgtaaattatataattttggcGCACGAGAATACCGGAAAACCAAGACT
The DNA window shown above is from Mya arenaria isolate MELC-2E11 chromosome 6, ASM2691426v1 and carries:
- the LOC128236759 gene encoding mucin-2-like, with the translated sequence MGPPTQVRSTTTTTIDSETDLQLSGSLEENIISNQTVATTEAKQNADRTVLTVTSSEAQTTPKTSKATTTATTIRPSSIKETNITSIINLAHTNTKHFTTATIKTSPIITANTTISSTVTASSATPSNTTAKNTKVSTTTTTTTTSTTTNPSSNKEITNTNSTTTPTTANPSTTRAATTNSLSTKAENNTSSTTTSTTTKHTSAKEMTNKLSTITSTTTSPSSDKEVINTNSTTTTTTSAYSNKATTNTSSTTTSTTANPSIFSTATTNPTSTTKITKTTSNTASTITKPSSAKEITNATSTTTLPNTIPSSKNEITKIPSSATSSTATPSTSTTATTYTSSTKEKTNTPSTTTTNTTNFSSTTATTNTSTSNLPSTKEITNTRSKTTPTTPNLSSTKAITNTFSTTTSSITNLSSTKSITNPPHSTTSTSTNPPSTKEIINTPSNTISTTDNPSSTTAITNKPSNTTPITDNPSSVKTITNTYSTTTSTTTNPSSTTATPNTPSNTTATTTNPSSTNAITNTPSKMTLTTTNPDSSTKAIINTPSKTTSKTTTPSSINTITKTSSTTTSTNPDHSSTKAINKTSSTTTSTTRNSSSINTITNTPSTTTSITPYPSSAKAITNTSSITTGTNINPSSTKEITNTASTTTSTTPNPSSISKITKTPSATTSITPNPSSTKSITNTPSTTTSTNPNSSSTKAINNTSSTTTSATTNASSTKAITNTSSKTTSSTQNPSFTKAITNTPSNTNSTNTNSSPTKAMTNTPSNTNSTNTNPSSTNAITNTPSNITSTIINPSSTNAITNTPSNITSTITNPSSTKTITNTLSSITSIITNPSTTKTITNTPSNITSTITNPSTTKTITNTPSNINSTTTNPSSTNAITNKSSTTTSTTTGPSSTIAITNTLSTSSATTINPSSTKSITNTSSITTSTNTNSSSTKAITDTPPTISPITTSSSSTKVITNTSSTTTSTTTSPSSTKAITNKPFTTTATTASPSNTTASTSTPISSTTATITTQSAKTSTTTKPSVCSQNITTEHSNTKGIKLNELNYIRGSSVLVECLDGYRIRKTQNNSKTSMDLKCQANGSWEAFPGCEQKDCGRNISAENAKNVTFQNSTLYQGYATVTCKQGYRLMGDNNNTLTSEDILCLHSGSWSLPRGCGRKDCGDPPTSDHSSRQYNSTTYESKAIFKCDSGYHTGNNTTLTCNSSGHWDTTVPTCTDINECTTGQHKCHRNANCTNNTGGYTCFCKKGYDDTANSNTYDSIGRDCRDHNECNDPKGTNCLYSRNQTQWCTNLDPGYYCRCYPGWKGATCETNVNECTEWKKPCGHNATCRDGYEPVMLDFEKTPVSCAHGDNEILDPINIPGGRFPYLGNYYDVFRRYGAENYTLWEKYVDNHIVIAPLWTNIDTRNITGAGLCVHVLSNKTADAKDMKQIENLLIENTKRSDFSVDVAISLTWRNATIHSPYMPGYELFKQQNLSMQAIVVTDGLYTYLLFNYDQEQFSIKPDRYTPVAAGYTYPGNFSGKILADRNTFMNLKNGSNVLPGLSIFIYTLLSKTVCC